From a region of the Mercurialis annua linkage group LG1-X, ddMerAnnu1.2, whole genome shotgun sequence genome:
- the LOC126671148 gene encoding uncharacterized protein LOC126671148 isoform X1, with protein sequence MVAAASSLLPWSTTQLLFTHNFTFKPTKIKTSITAAAASSHSNNTFIEYGSYNFQTKSALASLNCSFNEEASENLYQPDSESQQSTGFWSKWKANSAEMSSKLAKLGLSAVLAYGLFDAVTYTTFFVLAFLGYEKSTGKNPAANLQALLGIVILMWTGNNVTRPFRVAGAAALAPLIDGQLKKIQNYFKLTKLVYAFALIVSIVASVCLTVVGLLILSRWGR encoded by the exons ATGGTGGCTGCTGCTTCTTCACTACTTCCATGGAGCACTACCCAGTTGCTCTTTACCCATAATTTCACCTTCAAACCCACAAAGATCAAAACTTCCATTACTGCTGCTGCTGCCTCATCTCATTCTAACAACACATTCATAGAATATGGAAGCTATAATTTCCAAACCAAATCAGCCCTTGCTTCTCTCAACTGCTCTTTTAATGAGGAAGCTTCAGAAAATCTCTATCAACCAGATTCAGAG AGTCAGCAAAGTACTGGATTTTGGAGTAAATGGAAG GCTAATTCTGCAGAAATGAGTTCAAAACTTGCAAAGCTTGGGCTGTCAGCTGTGCTTGCTTATGGTTTGTTTGATGCAGTTACATATACAACTTTCTTTGTGCTTGCATTTCTTGGCTATGAGAAGAGTACAGGGAAGAATCCTGCAGCCAATCTACAAGCACTTTTAGGG ATTGTAATCTTGATGTGGACCGGGAACAATGTCACAAGGCCATTTCGAGTAGCAGGAGCCGCTGCACTAGCACCGCTCATTGACGGGCAATTAAAGAAGATTCAAAACTATTTCAAGCTGACAAAGCTTGTGTATGCATTTGCACTCATTGTTTCAATAGTAGCTTCTGTGTGCTTAACGGTTGTTGGTTTGCTTATTCTTTCAAGATGGGGAAGGTGA
- the LOC126671148 gene encoding uncharacterized protein LOC126671148 isoform X2: MVAAASSLLPWSTTQLLFTHNFTFKPTKIKTSITAAAASSHSNNTFIEYGSYNFQTKSALASLNCSFNEEASENLYQPDSESQQSTGFWSKWKANSAEMSSKLAKLGLSAVLAYGLFDAVTYTTFFVLAFLGYEKSTGKNPAANLQALLGETI; this comes from the exons ATGGTGGCTGCTGCTTCTTCACTACTTCCATGGAGCACTACCCAGTTGCTCTTTACCCATAATTTCACCTTCAAACCCACAAAGATCAAAACTTCCATTACTGCTGCTGCTGCCTCATCTCATTCTAACAACACATTCATAGAATATGGAAGCTATAATTTCCAAACCAAATCAGCCCTTGCTTCTCTCAACTGCTCTTTTAATGAGGAAGCTTCAGAAAATCTCTATCAACCAGATTCAGAG AGTCAGCAAAGTACTGGATTTTGGAGTAAATGGAAG GCTAATTCTGCAGAAATGAGTTCAAAACTTGCAAAGCTTGGGCTGTCAGCTGTGCTTGCTTATGGTTTGTTTGATGCAGTTACATATACAACTTTCTTTGTGCTTGCATTTCTTGGCTATGAGAAGAGTACAGGGAAGAATCCTGCAGCCAATCTACAAGCACTTTTAGGG GAGACGATTTAG